A single genomic interval of Croceibacter atlanticus HTCC2559 harbors:
- a CDS encoding ParA family protein: MGKIIAIANQKGGVGKTTTSVNLAASLGVLEKKVLLIDADPQANATSGLGIDVESVEIGTYQILEHTAKPEEAIIKTESPNLDILPAHIDLVAIEIELVDQDEREYMLRKVIRDIAASYDYVIIDCAPSLGLLTLNALTAADSVIIPIQCEYFALEGLGKLLNTIKSVQRIHNKDLDIEGLLLTMYDQRLRLSNQVVDEVKKHFEAMVFDTIIQRNVRLSEAPSYGESIINYDAASKGASNYLSLAHELIKKNS, translated from the coding sequence ATGGGTAAAATCATAGCTATCGCCAACCAAAAAGGTGGTGTCGGTAAGACCACAACATCGGTTAATCTAGCGGCGTCACTTGGTGTTTTAGAGAAAAAAGTGCTTTTAATAGATGCAGATCCTCAAGCCAATGCCACTTCTGGTCTTGGTATAGATGTAGAGTCTGTTGAGATTGGTACTTATCAAATTCTTGAACATACGGCAAAGCCTGAAGAGGCTATCATAAAAACTGAATCTCCTAATTTGGATATTCTGCCTGCACATATAGACTTGGTAGCTATTGAAATTGAACTTGTAGACCAAGATGAGCGTGAATATATGCTTAGAAAGGTTATAAGAGATATTGCTGCATCCTATGATTATGTAATTATAGATTGTGCACCTTCACTTGGTTTACTTACTTTAAATGCACTTACAGCTGCAGATTCTGTAATTATCCCTATACAATGTGAATATTTTGCATTAGAAGGTTTAGGAAAACTGCTTAACACTATAAAAAGTGTACAACGTATACATAATAAAGATTTAGATATTGAAGGCTTACTCCTTACCATGTATGACCAACGCTTACGTTTATCCAACCAAGTAGTAGATGAGGTTAAGAAGCATTTTGAAGCAATGGTTTTTGATACCATTATACAACGTAACGTTAGGTTAAGTGAAGCACCAAGTTATGGCGAAAGCATTATTAATTACGATGCTGCAAGTAAAGGAGCTTCAAACTATTTGAGTTTAGCTCACGAATTAATTAAGAAAAACAGTTAA
- a CDS encoding SDR family oxidoreductase: MNYTNGMLRDDALKGKNIVVTGGGSGLGKAMTTYFLKLGAQVAITSRNIDKLETVAKELTEETGSKCVPLQCDVRHIEEVEAMRDAAIKALGPIDVLLNNAAGNFISPTERLSANAFDTIIDIVLKGTKNCTLAFGKHWIDNNEKDKSVLNIVTTYAWTGSAYVVPSASAKAGVLAMTRSLAVEWAKYGMRFNAIAPGPFPTKGAWDRLLPGELKEKFDLAKTNPLKRVGDHQELANLAAYLVSDFSSYVNGEVITIDGGEWIKGAGQFNQLEEVPQQMWDMLEAMIRSKKNKS; encoded by the coding sequence ATGAACTATACTAACGGAATGCTTCGCGATGATGCCCTTAAGGGAAAAAATATTGTAGTAACTGGTGGCGGTAGTGGCTTAGGTAAAGCAATGACTACTTATTTCTTAAAACTAGGAGCACAAGTTGCAATTACGTCAAGAAATATTGACAAATTAGAAACTGTAGCTAAAGAACTTACAGAAGAAACTGGTTCTAAATGTGTGCCTCTACAATGTGATGTAAGACATATTGAAGAAGTTGAAGCTATGCGTGATGCTGCTATTAAAGCCTTAGGACCTATAGATGTATTATTAAACAATGCAGCCGGTAATTTTATTTCTCCAACAGAGCGTTTATCTGCAAATGCATTTGATACTATTATAGATATTGTTTTAAAAGGAACTAAAAACTGCACGCTAGCATTTGGTAAGCATTGGATAGATAACAATGAAAAAGACAAATCTGTATTAAACATTGTTACTACGTATGCCTGGACTGGTTCTGCTTATGTTGTACCAAGTGCCTCAGCAAAAGCTGGTGTTTTAGCAATGACACGTTCTTTAGCTGTAGAGTGGGCAAAATACGGTATGCGCTTCAATGCAATTGCACCAGGACCATTCCCTACAAAAGGTGCTTGGGACAGATTGTTACCAGGAGAATTAAAAGAAAAATTTGACTTAGCAAAAACTAATCCTCTAAAACGTGTAGGAGATCACCAAGAGCTTGCAAACTTAGCAGCCTATCTAGTATCAGACTTTTCATCTTATGTAAATGGTGAGGTTATTACAATCGATGGTGGTGAGTGGATTAAGGGTGCTGGACAATTTAACCAGCTAGAAGAAGTTCCTCAACAAATGTGGGATATGCTTGAAGCAATGATAAGAAGTAAGAAAAATAAGTCTTAA